Proteins encoded by one window of Terriglobales bacterium:
- a CDS encoding HAMP domain-containing protein produces MKGRLSSTVWILVAATLVGMLVVFVLGFGAGAYAQGLPFLDALGRYSETGTRALGALAIMVGVCFVLYLLLSSRVLKPARELAEYSEKLAAGDYRSKVQIDSADDFGYIADNLNLSADKVSKAVFNQEAQESLQRSVTDFLTIV; encoded by the coding sequence ATGAAAGGTCGGTTGAGTTCGACCGTGTGGATCCTGGTGGCCGCCACCCTGGTGGGCATGCTGGTCGTCTTCGTCCTGGGCTTTGGGGCGGGCGCCTACGCACAGGGCCTGCCCTTTTTGGACGCGCTGGGCCGGTACAGCGAGACCGGCACCCGGGCGCTAGGCGCCCTCGCCATCATGGTCGGGGTCTGCTTCGTCCTGTACCTGCTGCTGAGCAGCCGGGTGCTCAAGCCCGCCCGGGAGCTGGCCGAATACTCGGAGAAGCTGGCCGCCGGCGACTACCGCTCCAAGGTGCAGATCGACTCCGCCGACGATTTCGGCTACATCGCCGACAACCTCAACCTCAGCGCCGACAAGGTCTCCAAGGCGGTCTTCAACCAGGAGGCGCAGGAGTCGCTGCAGCGCAGCGTGACCGACTTCCTGACCATCGT